The Argentina anserina chromosome 3, drPotAnse1.1, whole genome shotgun sequence genome includes a region encoding these proteins:
- the LOC126788742 gene encoding uncharacterized protein LOC126788742, protein MPEKPATKRPESDQVLNTEQPEMKRQKLDDPEPGELVADAAVAMELQSDSDSDSDDNDYKFFNKNFRYCIICRKMTTYHRPQDCPKKSRGVGIFCFICDGPCKLSTDEHKGDQMEYIKFCYKCGSQARHWTQDCPFSDSESD, encoded by the exons ATGCCAGAAAAACCGGCAACGAAGAGACCGGAATCCGATCAGGTCCTAAACACAGAGCAGCCGGAGATGAAGCGTCAGAAGCTTGATGACCCTGAACCGGGAGAGCTCGTTGCTGATGCTG CTGTAGCAATGGAACTGCAGAGCGATAGTGATAGCGACTCGGATGATAATGACTATAAatttttcaataaaaactTTCGCTATTGTATCATCTGTCGTAAGATGACCACCTATCACAGACCTCAAGACTGCCCCAAGAAGTCAAGGGGAGTTGGaatattttgtttcatttgtgATGGCCCCTGTAAACTTAGTACCGATGAACACAAAGGAGATCAGATGGAATATATCAAATTCTGTTATAAATGTGGCTCACAGGCTCGGCACTGGACCCAGGACTGCCCCTTTTCTGACAGTGAATCCGATTAA
- the LOC126786859 gene encoding chaperone protein ClpB1-like isoform X1 — translation MTEVEAELCMEEFVAKVEVEDQEKLELEYGVEIEAAAVVDACRIIKQYPDVFQFNCRGALDDTERAILQMKVVELLEEACVRLRQKFDYSREGDDELEVGEYRLHRALVELNEIEKEREPSTQKWRDRVAKEREELTDVWNKLEIKWLELQASRQRYDIRAREALLLERMREGLVYYLNEERSKENFSGMLQLLDEHVTELIYTTRKDFKHELTVSSNVVAMAASTLIDAPPSQLLPESPVLQNHESIRRVIGQEHVLLAVSAALSRQRPPQRPIGSFIFMCGSGCGRTEVAKLLATLVFGKKDMLTEFDLEKYTGPNSFVRLHNILCSSQIEPGKKGELGVKKRHLGVILFDNVDKAPVTIIELLTRIIGFGHLVDGNGNTVDFTNTMIIMTTNIGCDQLWPWNCKCDDEVQKFPLKEGLFDDAWERNHNSCYLSLLRETKSHFGPQFLEYVDDVIGFRSLSSQQLKAVARLQLRDLAVYMTQKGLIIYSSEAALDIIVRRSAWLGDRIKGGEKIRMWLEQNLVPVLFEMISKNEISDLSIMYIEASVDTDQLSFRMEKTGRLLEERDINQLASLKELRLMYQKEKERAKRIYMLRRFQNKLMASANAGFDHVTNVVQDLVNIIQDLITIPASIIRSFLDNPKKVAMAALNEDEVRQNKRAKKGTKG, via the exons ATGACAGAGGTTGAAGCAGAGCTATGCATGGAGGAGTTTGTGGCGAAAGTCGAAGTGGAGGATCAGGAGAAGTTGGAGCTGGAGTATGGTGTTGAAATCGAAGCTGCGGCCGTGGTGGACGCTTGTCGAATCATCAAGCAGTATCCTGATG tttttcagTTCAATTGTCGGGGTGCATTGGATGATACCGAGAGGGCGATTTTGCAAATGAAGGTAGTGGAGCTTCTAGAGGAGGCTTGTGTGAGATTGAGGCAGAAGTTTGACTACTCAAGGGAAGGAGATGATGAACTAGAGGTGGGGGAGTACAGGCTGCATCGTGCACTTGTTGAGTTGAATGAAAtcgagaaagaaagagagccATCCACCCAAAAGTGGAGGGATAGA GTGGCTAAGGAGCGCGAAGAACTAACTGATGTGTGGAATAAGTTGGAGATTAAGTGGTTGGAATTACAAGCTTCACGGCAGAGATATGACATCAGAGCTCGCGAGGCACTTTTGTTGGAAAGGATGCGTGAAGGGCTGGTATACTATCTTAATGAGGAAAGATCAAAGGAAAATTTTTCCGGGATGTTGCAATTGCTTGATGAACATGTGACTGAGCTTATCTATACAACTCGCAAAGATTTTAAGCACGAGCTGACCGTTAGCTCGAATGTTGTTGCAATG GCGGCGAGCACGTTGATTGATGCTCCACCATCACAGTTGCTTCCTGAATCACCTGTACTTCAGAACCATGAATCAATTAGGAGGGTAATTGGACAAGAACATGTTCTACTTGCTGTCAGTGCTGCTTTATCAAGGCAGAGGCCTCCACAACGCCCTATTGGATCCTTCATCTTTATGTGTGGATCCGGTTGTGGAAGGACAGAAGTTGCCAAACTTTTGGCCACTCTAGTCTTTGGTAAAAAAGACATGCTAACCGAGTTTGATCTAGAAAAGTACACAGGACCAAATTCTTTCGTACGCCTTCATAATATTCTCTGTAG TAGCCAGATTGAGCCAGGCAAGAAGGGTGAGCTAGGTGTTAAGAAGAGGCATCTTGGTGTCATTTTGTTTGATAATGTTGACAAGGCTCCTGTGACTATTATCGAGCTTTTGACTCGGATTATAGGATTTGGTCATCTTGTAGATGGTAATGGGAATACCGTTGACTTCACTAATACGATGATCATCATGACGACAAATATCGGCTGTGATCAATTGTGGCCGTGGAATTGCAAATGTGATGATGAAGTTCAAAAGTTTCCTCTCAAAGAAGGATTATTTGATGATGCGTGGGAAAGAAATCATAATTCCTGTTACCTATCACTTCTGAGAGAG ACGAAAAGTCATTTTGGACCTCAATTTCTTGAGTACGTAGATGATGTGATTGGATTTAGGTCTCTTTCCTCTCAGCAGCTGAAAGCTGTTGCTAGGCTACAGCTAAGGGACCTAGCCGTGTATATGACCCAAAAGGGCCTCATCATTTACTCATCTGAAGCTGCATTGGATATTATTGTACGGAGATCAGCTTGGCTTGGAGATCGAATT AAAGGTGGAGAGAAAATAAGGATGTGGCTGGAACAGAACTTGGTCCCTGTGCTCTTTGAGATGATTTCAAAGAATGAGATATCTGATTTATCGATCATGTATATTGAAGCTTCAGTGGATACGGATCAATTGTCTTTCAGAATGGAAAAGACTGGACGTCTATTGGAAGAACGTGACATTAATCAGTTAGCATCTTTAAAGGAATTGAGATTAATGTAccagaaagagaaagaaagagcaaAAAGAATCTACATGCTGAGAAGATTTCAGAACAAATTGATGGCTAGTGCAAATGCTGGATTTGATCATGTGACGAATGTTGTTCAAGATCTGGTCAATATAATTCAGGATCTCATTACAATTCCTGCTAGCATCATCAGGTCCTTCCTAGATAATCCTAAAAAG GTGGCAATGGCGGCCTTGAACGAGGATGAGGTTAGGCAGAACAAGAGGGCTAAAAAAGGGACCAAGGGATGA
- the LOC126786859 gene encoding chaperone protein ClpB1-like isoform X2, with protein sequence MTEVEAELCMEEFVAKVEVEDQEKLELEYGVEIEAAAVVDACRIIKQYPDVFQFNCRGALDDTERAILQMKVVELLEEACVRLRQKFDYSREGDDELEVGEYRLHRALVELNEIEKEREPSTQKWRDRVAKEREELTDVWNKLEIKWLELQASRQRYDIRAREALLLERMREGLVYYLNEERSKENFSGMLQLLDEHVTELIYTTRKDFKHELTVSSNVVAMAASTLIDAPPSQLLPESPVLQNHESIRRVIGQEHVLLAVSAALSRQRPPQRPIGSFIFMCGSGCGRTEVAKLLATLVFGKKDMLTEFDLEKYTGPNSFVRLHNILCSQIEPGKKGELGVKKRHLGVILFDNVDKAPVTIIELLTRIIGFGHLVDGNGNTVDFTNTMIIMTTNIGCDQLWPWNCKCDDEVQKFPLKEGLFDDAWERNHNSCYLSLLRETKSHFGPQFLEYVDDVIGFRSLSSQQLKAVARLQLRDLAVYMTQKGLIIYSSEAALDIIVRRSAWLGDRIKGGEKIRMWLEQNLVPVLFEMISKNEISDLSIMYIEASVDTDQLSFRMEKTGRLLEERDINQLASLKELRLMYQKEKERAKRIYMLRRFQNKLMASANAGFDHVTNVVQDLVNIIQDLITIPASIIRSFLDNPKKVAMAALNEDEVRQNKRAKKGTKG encoded by the exons ATGACAGAGGTTGAAGCAGAGCTATGCATGGAGGAGTTTGTGGCGAAAGTCGAAGTGGAGGATCAGGAGAAGTTGGAGCTGGAGTATGGTGTTGAAATCGAAGCTGCGGCCGTGGTGGACGCTTGTCGAATCATCAAGCAGTATCCTGATG tttttcagTTCAATTGTCGGGGTGCATTGGATGATACCGAGAGGGCGATTTTGCAAATGAAGGTAGTGGAGCTTCTAGAGGAGGCTTGTGTGAGATTGAGGCAGAAGTTTGACTACTCAAGGGAAGGAGATGATGAACTAGAGGTGGGGGAGTACAGGCTGCATCGTGCACTTGTTGAGTTGAATGAAAtcgagaaagaaagagagccATCCACCCAAAAGTGGAGGGATAGA GTGGCTAAGGAGCGCGAAGAACTAACTGATGTGTGGAATAAGTTGGAGATTAAGTGGTTGGAATTACAAGCTTCACGGCAGAGATATGACATCAGAGCTCGCGAGGCACTTTTGTTGGAAAGGATGCGTGAAGGGCTGGTATACTATCTTAATGAGGAAAGATCAAAGGAAAATTTTTCCGGGATGTTGCAATTGCTTGATGAACATGTGACTGAGCTTATCTATACAACTCGCAAAGATTTTAAGCACGAGCTGACCGTTAGCTCGAATGTTGTTGCAATG GCGGCGAGCACGTTGATTGATGCTCCACCATCACAGTTGCTTCCTGAATCACCTGTACTTCAGAACCATGAATCAATTAGGAGGGTAATTGGACAAGAACATGTTCTACTTGCTGTCAGTGCTGCTTTATCAAGGCAGAGGCCTCCACAACGCCCTATTGGATCCTTCATCTTTATGTGTGGATCCGGTTGTGGAAGGACAGAAGTTGCCAAACTTTTGGCCACTCTAGTCTTTGGTAAAAAAGACATGCTAACCGAGTTTGATCTAGAAAAGTACACAGGACCAAATTCTTTCGTACGCCTTCATAATATTCTCTGTAG CCAGATTGAGCCAGGCAAGAAGGGTGAGCTAGGTGTTAAGAAGAGGCATCTTGGTGTCATTTTGTTTGATAATGTTGACAAGGCTCCTGTGACTATTATCGAGCTTTTGACTCGGATTATAGGATTTGGTCATCTTGTAGATGGTAATGGGAATACCGTTGACTTCACTAATACGATGATCATCATGACGACAAATATCGGCTGTGATCAATTGTGGCCGTGGAATTGCAAATGTGATGATGAAGTTCAAAAGTTTCCTCTCAAAGAAGGATTATTTGATGATGCGTGGGAAAGAAATCATAATTCCTGTTACCTATCACTTCTGAGAGAG ACGAAAAGTCATTTTGGACCTCAATTTCTTGAGTACGTAGATGATGTGATTGGATTTAGGTCTCTTTCCTCTCAGCAGCTGAAAGCTGTTGCTAGGCTACAGCTAAGGGACCTAGCCGTGTATATGACCCAAAAGGGCCTCATCATTTACTCATCTGAAGCTGCATTGGATATTATTGTACGGAGATCAGCTTGGCTTGGAGATCGAATT AAAGGTGGAGAGAAAATAAGGATGTGGCTGGAACAGAACTTGGTCCCTGTGCTCTTTGAGATGATTTCAAAGAATGAGATATCTGATTTATCGATCATGTATATTGAAGCTTCAGTGGATACGGATCAATTGTCTTTCAGAATGGAAAAGACTGGACGTCTATTGGAAGAACGTGACATTAATCAGTTAGCATCTTTAAAGGAATTGAGATTAATGTAccagaaagagaaagaaagagcaaAAAGAATCTACATGCTGAGAAGATTTCAGAACAAATTGATGGCTAGTGCAAATGCTGGATTTGATCATGTGACGAATGTTGTTCAAGATCTGGTCAATATAATTCAGGATCTCATTACAATTCCTGCTAGCATCATCAGGTCCTTCCTAGATAATCCTAAAAAG GTGGCAATGGCGGCCTTGAACGAGGATGAGGTTAGGCAGAACAAGAGGGCTAAAAAAGGGACCAAGGGATGA
- the LOC126789124 gene encoding cardiolipin synthase (CMP-forming), mitochondrial: MAVFRSLLRALIQNPKKSSSRTFLTSTIAATLLLQSRPHISRTFLSNWIHGPHSGPLFLSSPPWNLSQSATPLHLRPNAAVLEKIESLNFHLLRKKTTPPELAPGSGPQVSDRQRLSGAGGDFVNLPNSISMARMVSGSVLGWMIVNEWYCGAMVGLAVSGASDWLDGYVARRMKMNSVVGSYLDPLADKVLIGCVALAMLHKDLLHPGLVGIIVLRDVGLISGAVYQRASSLGWKWKSWSDFFNLDGTHPQKVEPLFISKVNTVFQLILVVAALLQPEFGTLETQSYVTSLSWLVASTTLASTAAYGAQHLRKSASIAWKC; this comes from the exons ATGGCGGTATTCCGATCCCTCCTCAGAGCCCtaattcaaaaccctaaaaaatCATCATCCAGAACCTTCCTCACCTCCACCATCGCCGCCACTCTTCTCCTCCAGTCTCGCCCTCACATCTCCAGAACCTTCCTCTCCAATTGGATCCATGGGCCTCACTCCGGCcccctcttcctctcctcccCTCCCTGGAACCTCTCCCAGTCCGCCACGCCGCTCCACCTCCGCCCGAACGCCGCCGTTTTGGAAAAGATCGAATCTTTGAACTTCCATCTCCTCCGGAAGAAGACCACCCCGCCCGAATTGGCCCCCGGGTCGGGTCCGCAAGTGTCGGATCGTCAACGGTTGAGCGGCGCCGGCGGCGATTTCGTCAATTTGCCGAATTCGATCTCCATGGCTCGGATGGTTTCTGGTTCTGTTCTCGGAtg GATGATTGTGAATGAGTGGTATTGTGGTGCAATGGTGGGGTTGGCTGTGTCTGGGGCAAGTGATTGG CTGGATGGATATGTGGCTAGGAGGATGAAGATGAATTCTGTTGTTGGCTCATACCTTGATCCACTTGCCGATAAG GTTCTTATTGGGTGCGTTGCATTGGCGATGCTGCATAAGGATCTTCTTCACC CTGGTCTTGTTGGAATCATTGTGCTGCGAGATGTTGGCCTCATCAGTGGTGCAGTGTATCAAAGAGCTAGTAGCTTGGGGTGGAAG TGGAAAAGTTGGTCAGACTTCTTCAACCTGGATGGAACCCATCCTCAGAAGGTCGAACCTCTCTTTATTAGCAAG GTTAACACAGTGTTCCAGTTGATTTTAGTAGTGGCGGCTCTCCTCCAACCAGAGTTTGGAACACTAGAAACTCAGTCATATGTTACATCCTTGAG TTGGTTGGTGGCATCAACAACATTGGCTTCCACTGCAGCGTATGGAGCACAACACTTGAGGAAATCGGCATCCATTGCTTGGAAATGCTGA